One stretch of Miscanthus floridulus cultivar M001 chromosome 18, ASM1932011v1, whole genome shotgun sequence DNA includes these proteins:
- the LOC136520647 gene encoding probable cinnamyl alcohol dehydrogenase 1, giving the protein MAAESENGNCNAWAARDPSGVLSPYKFNRRAVQSSDVALKIIYCGVCYADVSWTRNMNNDSKYPSVPGHEIAGVVTQVGADVKGFKVADHVGVGTYVNSCRDCEHCNSSLENHCPKVVYTFNRIDTDGTVTKGGYSTHIVVHERYCFQIPDGYPLAKAAPLLCAGITVYTPMKRHNMNQPGKSLGVIGLGGLGHMAVKFGKAFGLKVTVFSTSESKRDEAINLLGADNFVISSDTQQMESLKNSLHFIVDTASGDHPFDPYLSLLKVGGVMTLVGGGSEIKMHPASLNLGARTLSGSLVGGTKDIQEMVNFCAANKIYPEIEIIKIDYINEALARLVNRDVKYRFVIDIENSFK; this is encoded by the exons ATGGCTGCTGAGTCAGAGAACGGCAACTGCAATGCTTGGGCAGCGAGAGATCCTTCTGGAGTTCTCTCACCATACAAGTTTAACCGCAG AGCAGTGCAAAGCAGCGATGTTGCGCTGAAGATCATATACTGTGGAGTCTGTTATGCTGACGTTAGTTGGACACGGAACATGAACAATGATTCAAAATATCCTTCGGTTCCTGG GCATGAGATAGCTGGAGTTGTAACTCAGGTTGGTGCAGATGTCAAAGGCTTTAAAGTGGCTGACCATGTAGGTGTTGGAACATATGTGAACTCATGCCGAGATTGTGAGCACTGCAATAGCTCTCTAGAGAACCACTGCCCAAAAGTAGTTTATACTTTCAATCGCATTGATACAGATGGAACTGTCACCAAGGGGGGTTACTCCACTCACATTGTAGTCCATGAAAG gtatTGCTTCCAAATACCCGATGGCTACCCTTTGGCAAAGGCAGCGCCTCTTCTATGTGCTGGAATAACTGTGTATACTCCAATGAAGCGACACAACATGAACCAACCTGGAAAGTCACTTGGGGTCATTGGACTCGGTGGTCTGGGTCACATGGCTGTGAAATTTGGTAAAGCCTTTGGTCTTAAGGTCACAGTTTTCAGTACAAGTGAATCAAAGAGAGATGAAGCCATCAACCTCCTTGGAGCAGATAATTTTGTTATATCATCAGACACACAGCAGATGGAG TCCCTGAAAAACTCCCTGCACTTCATAGTTGATACCGCTTCTGGTGACCATCCGTTTGATCCATATCTCTCTCTCCTTAAGGTTGGTGGTGTGATGACACTAGTGGGCGGCGGCAGTGAGATCAAAATGCATCCTGCAAGCCTTAATCTTG GTGCGCGGACCTTGTCGGGTAGTCTTGTTGGAGGTACAAAAGACATCCAAGAAATGGTTAACTTCTGTGCAGCGAACAAAATCTATCCAGAGATTGAGATCATTAAGATAGATTATATCAATGAGGCTTTGGCGAGGCTTGTTAATCGAGATGTGAAATACCGCTTTGTAATTGACATCGAGAACTCTTTCAAGTAG
- the LOC136519992 gene encoding ethylene-responsive transcription factor 1-like — translation MCGGAILSDIIPPPRRVTAGHLWPESKKPRRAAGAGRRRAPVEEEAEEDFEADFEVFEVESGESELESDEAKPFAAPRSALARDGLNTGAAGVDGPAANSVKRKRKNQFRGIRRRPWGKWAAEIRDPRKGVRVWLGTFNSPEEAARAYDAEARRIRGKKAKVNFPDEVSAISQKHRAGPTSLKVPEMDVEEKPIIKMAVNNMTNSNAYHYPVVGHNMPEPFMHTQNMSFAPLVNSAAPVQEPFMNLSSDQGSNSFSCSDFSLENDTRTPDITSVVGGESAFVQNADPAVVPPVMGNASVDLTELDPYMNFLMESGSEDSLNTLLSCDGSQDVVSNMDLWSFDDMPMSAGFY, via the exons ATGTGCGGCGGCGCCATCCTGTCGGACATCATCCCGCCGCCGCGGCGGGTCACGGCGGGCCACCTCTGGCCGGAGAGCAAGAAGCCGAGGAGGGCCGCCGGAGCCGGCAGGAGGAGGGCCCccgtggaggaggaggcggaggaggacttCGAGGCCGACTTCGAGGTGTTCGAGGTGGAGTCCGGCGAGTCGGAGCTCGAGTCCGATGAGGCCAAGCCCTTCGCCGCCCCCAGGAGCGCGCTCGCTAGAG ATGGATTGAACACCGGTGCAGCTGGTGTTGATGGCCCTGCTGCAAATTCAGTTAAAAGGAAGAGGAAGAACCAGTTTAGGGGTATCCGCCGGCGCCCATGGGGTAAATGGGCTGCTGAGATCAGAGATCCTCGCAAAGGCGTTCGTGTCTGGCTTGGTACTTTCAACTCTCCCGAAGAAGCTGCCAGAGCTTATGATGCTGAGGCACGCAGGATCCGTGGCAAGAAGGCTAAAGTCAATTTCCCAGATGAGGTTTCGGCGATTTCTCAGAAGCACCGTGCTGGGCCTACCTCTCTGAAAGTGCCTGAGATGGACGTTGAAGAGAAACCGATTATCAAGATGGCAGTCAACAACATGACCAACTCAAATGCATATCACTACCCTGTTGTCGGCCACAACATGCCTGAGCCATTTATGCATACTCAAAACATGTCATTTGCTCCTTTGGTGAATTCTGCCGCCCCCGTTCAGGAACCTTTCATGAACCTGTCTTCAGACCAAGGTAGCAACTCCTTCAGTTGCTCAGACTTCAGCCTCGAGAATGACACCAGGACCCCTGACATAACGTCGGTAGTTGGTGGTGAGTCTGCATTCGTCCAGAACGCCGATCCTGCTGTGGTGCCTCCTGTGATGGGGAATGCTAGTGTTGATCTCACAGAGTTGGACCCATATATGAATTTCCTGATGGAAAGTGGTTCAGAGGACTCACTCAACACCCTTTTGAGCTGTGATGGATCCCAGGATGTGGTTAGCAACATGGACCTTTGGAGCTTTGATGACATGCCCATGTCTGCTGGTTTCTACTGA
- the LOC136520261 gene encoding LOW QUALITY PROTEIN: uncharacterized protein (The sequence of the model RefSeq protein was modified relative to this genomic sequence to represent the inferred CDS: substituted 2 bases at 2 genomic stop codons), whose amino-acid sequence MEEVEQEQGLEHEQELNAKVLYDMSGGLSTHGRFAIGYGTVRAADVRAAVKKNNVSQSNPVSMKVLAQQNAELXXENARLHKEKDSVMQQGKVAIDLTMALCRRLGLGQEIPEASSQLATVAAAQAIATGSSHAGLKSTNDDNATYGHDEDNLNAAYRAALETLNQNHA is encoded by the exons ATGGAAGAGGTGGAACAAGAGCAAGGGCTAGAACATGAGCAAGAGTTGAATGCAAAGGTGTTGTACGACATGTCGGGTGGTTTGTCCACCCATGGGCGCTTTGCTATAGGATATGGCACTGTTAGGGCAGCTGATGTCAGAGCAGCTGTGAAGAAgaataatgtgagtcaatcaaaTCCAGTTTCAATGAAAGTGTTGGCCCAACAAAATGCAGAACTATGATGAGAAAATGCAAGGCTACATAAAGAGAAGGATAGTGTGATGCAGCAAGGCAAAGTTGCTATAGATCTGACAATG GCACTTTGTCGACGCTTAGGACTAGGACAAGAAATTCCAGAGGCATCCTCACAACTTGCAACAGTAGCAGCAGCGCAAGCAATT GCCACTGGTTCTTCTCATGCTGGCTTGAAATCGACCAATGATGACAATGCCACATATGGCCACGATGAAGACAATCTCAATGCCGCATACAGAGCTGCATTAGAAACACTTAACCAAAACCATGCATGA